In one window of Prionailurus bengalensis isolate Pbe53 chromosome B3, Fcat_Pben_1.1_paternal_pri, whole genome shotgun sequence DNA:
- the SLC25A29 gene encoding mitochondrial basic amino acids transporter isoform X2, translating to MERPQYRGTLHCFQSIVKQESVLGLYKGLGSPLMGLTFINALVFGVQGNTLRALGRDTPLNQFLAGAAAGAIQCVICCPMELAKTRLQLQDAGPARTYRGSLHCLAHIYRQEGLRGVNRGMASTLLRETPSFGVYFLSYDVLTRALGCEPGDRLLVPKLLLAGGTSGIVSWLSTYPVDVVKSRLQADGVRGAPRYGGFVDCVRQSYRAEGWRVFTRGLASTLLRAFPVNAATFATVTVVLTYARGPEARPEGDAVPAPSGPGLAQPSSL from the exons ATGGAGAGGCCTCAGTACCGAGGGACCTTGCACTGCTTCCAGTCCATCGTCAAGCAGGAGAGT GTGTTGGGCCTGTACAAGGGCCTGGGCTCGCCCCTCATGGGGCTCACGTTCATCAACGCGCTGGTGTTCGGCGTGCAGGGCAACACCCTGCGGGCCCTGGGCCGCGACACGCCGCTGAACCAGTTCCTGGCCGGCGCGGCGGCGGGCGCCATCCAGTGCGTCATCTGCTGCCCCATGGAGCTGGCCAAGACGCGGCTGCAGCTGCAGGACGCGGGCCCGGCCCGCACCTACCGCGGCTCGCTGCACTGCCTGGCGCACATCTACCGGCAGGAGGGCCTGCGCGGCGTCAACCGGGGCATGGCCTCCACCCTGCTGCGCGAGACGCCCAGCTTCGGCGTCTACTTCCTCTCGTACGACGTGCTGACGCGCGCGCTGGGCTGCGAGCCCGGCGACCGGCTGCTGGTGCCCAAGCTGCTGCTGGCGGGCGGCACGTCGGGCATCGTGTCCTGGCTGTCCACCTACCCCGTGGACGTGGTCAAGTCGCGGCTGCAGGCCGACGGGGTGCGGGGCGCCCCGCGCTACGGCGGCTTCGTGGACTGCGTGCGCCAGAGCTACCGCGCCGAGGGCTGGCGCGTCTTCACGCGCGGGCTGGCGTCCACGCTGCTGCGCGCCTTCCCCGTCAACGCCGCCACCTTCGCCACCGTCACCGTGGTGCTCACGTACGCGCGCGGCCCCGAGGCCCGGCCCGAGGGCGACGCTGTGCCCGCCCCGTCGGGGCCCGGCCTGGCCCAGCCCTCCAGCCTGTGA
- the SLC25A29 gene encoding mitochondrial basic amino acids transporter isoform X1 has product MALDFLAGCAGGVAGVLVGHPFDTVKVRLQVQSMERPQYRGTLHCFQSIVKQESVLGLYKGLGSPLMGLTFINALVFGVQGNTLRALGRDTPLNQFLAGAAAGAIQCVICCPMELAKTRLQLQDAGPARTYRGSLHCLAHIYRQEGLRGVNRGMASTLLRETPSFGVYFLSYDVLTRALGCEPGDRLLVPKLLLAGGTSGIVSWLSTYPVDVVKSRLQADGVRGAPRYGGFVDCVRQSYRAEGWRVFTRGLASTLLRAFPVNAATFATVTVVLTYARGPEARPEGDAVPAPSGPGLAQPSSL; this is encoded by the exons ATGGCGCTCGACTTCCTGGCTGGATGCGCTGGGG GTGTGGCAGGCGTGCTCGTGGGACACCCGTTTGACACAGTCAAG GTACGGCTGCAGGTCCAGAGCATGGAGAGGCCTCAGTACCGAGGGACCTTGCACTGCTTCCAGTCCATCGTCAAGCAGGAGAGT GTGTTGGGCCTGTACAAGGGCCTGGGCTCGCCCCTCATGGGGCTCACGTTCATCAACGCGCTGGTGTTCGGCGTGCAGGGCAACACCCTGCGGGCCCTGGGCCGCGACACGCCGCTGAACCAGTTCCTGGCCGGCGCGGCGGCGGGCGCCATCCAGTGCGTCATCTGCTGCCCCATGGAGCTGGCCAAGACGCGGCTGCAGCTGCAGGACGCGGGCCCGGCCCGCACCTACCGCGGCTCGCTGCACTGCCTGGCGCACATCTACCGGCAGGAGGGCCTGCGCGGCGTCAACCGGGGCATGGCCTCCACCCTGCTGCGCGAGACGCCCAGCTTCGGCGTCTACTTCCTCTCGTACGACGTGCTGACGCGCGCGCTGGGCTGCGAGCCCGGCGACCGGCTGCTGGTGCCCAAGCTGCTGCTGGCGGGCGGCACGTCGGGCATCGTGTCCTGGCTGTCCACCTACCCCGTGGACGTGGTCAAGTCGCGGCTGCAGGCCGACGGGGTGCGGGGCGCCCCGCGCTACGGCGGCTTCGTGGACTGCGTGCGCCAGAGCTACCGCGCCGAGGGCTGGCGCGTCTTCACGCGCGGGCTGGCGTCCACGCTGCTGCGCGCCTTCCCCGTCAACGCCGCCACCTTCGCCACCGTCACCGTGGTGCTCACGTACGCGCGCGGCCCCGAGGCCCGGCCCGAGGGCGACGCTGTGCCCGCCCCGTCGGGGCCCGGCCTGGCCCAGCCCTCCAGCCTGTGA
- the SLC25A47 gene encoding solute carrier family 25 member 47: MDFVAGAIGGVCGVAVGYPLDTVKVKIQTEPKYRGIWHCVWDTYRRERVWGFYRGLSLPVCTVSLVSSVSFGTYRHCLAHICRFRYGSTDIKPAKTDITLSGFASGLVRVFLTSPTEVAKVRLQTQTQQRRPSASWPSAAPPACPAPPASSGPGPKYRGPLHCLATVAREEGLRGLYKGSSALLFRDGHSFATYFLSYTILCEQLTPTGRSQPDVLGVLVAGGCAGVLAWAVATPMDVIKSRLQADGQGQRRYRGLLHCVVSSVREEGPRVLFKGLTLNCCRAFPVNMVVFVTYEAVLGLTRGLST, from the exons ATGGATTTTGTCGCTGGAGCCATTGGAG GAGTCTGCGGTGTTGCTGTGGGCTACCCCCTGGACACGGTGAAG gTCAAGATCCAGACAGAGCCCAAGTACAGGGGCATCTGGCACTGCGTCTGGGACACGTATCGCCGAGAGAGG GTGTGGGGCTTCTACAGAGGCCTCTCGCTGCCCGTGTGCACCGTGTCCCTGGTCTCGTCCGTGTCTTTCGGCACCTACCGCCATTGCCTGGCACACATCTGCCGATTTCGGTATGGCAGCACGGACATCAAGCCCGCCAAGACTGACATCACGCTCTCGGGATTTGCCTCCGGCTTGGTCCGC GTGTTCCTGACCTCGCCCACCGAGGTGGCCAAGGTCCGCCTGCAGACGCAGACACAGCAGCGGCGCCCCTCGGCCTCGTGGCCCTCGGCCGCGCCCCCCGCGTGTCCCGCGCCCCCCGCGAGTTCGGGGCCTGGGCCCAAGTACCGAGGACCTCTGCACTGCCTGGCCACGGTGGCCCGTGAGGAGGGGCTGCGGGGCCTCTACAAGGGCAGCTCGGCCCTGCTCTTCCGGGACGGCCACTCCTTCGCCACCTACTTCCTGTCCTACACCATCCTCTGCGAGCAGCTCACCCCCACGGGCCGCAGCCAGCCAG ATGTGCTGGGCGTGCTGGTGGCCGGGGGCTGTGCCGGGGTCCTGGCCTGGGCCGTGGCCACACCCATGGACGTGATCAAGTCGCGCCTGCAGGCGGACGGCCAGGGCCAGCGGCGCTACCGGGGCCTCCTGCACTGCGTGGTGAGCAGCGTTCGGGAGGAGGGGCCGCGGGTCCTCTTCAAGGGGCTGACGCTCAACTGCTGTCGTGCCTTCCCCGTCAACATGGTGGTCTTTGTCACCTACGAAGCCGTGCTGGGGCTCACCCGCGGCCTGTCCACCTAG